A single window of Nicotiana tomentosiformis chromosome 1, ASM39032v3, whole genome shotgun sequence DNA harbors:
- the LOC104099796 gene encoding uncharacterized protein has protein sequence MSNTSSPTPCSRSWSISEDSLRRYVFYASENCIQELLSASDSKSGNNDGWKILGLDNGVEISKRRSGSLHTFRSRWLLKSVSPQQFITVANAIDAARQWDRDLVEARYIKDLEDNLSIIRLRFGDNSKPLFRNREFIVYERRETMDDGTLVVAVASLPKEIAAGLHPKQSNAIRGLLLQSGWVVEKLHDDSCMVTYVVQLDPAGWLPKCFVNRFNTKLVMIIDNLKKQVLSASPTNSDDST, from the exons ATGAGTAATACTTCCAGTCCTACACCTTGTAGTAGATCATG GTCAATTAGTGAGGACTCGTTGAGAAGATATGTGTTCTATGCAAGTGAAAATTGCATCCAAGAGTTGTTATCAGCTTCAGATTCAAAAAGTGGGAATAATGACGGCTGGAAAATACTTGGGTTAGATAACGGCGTGGAGATATCGAAACGCCGTTCAGGTTCACTTCACACTTTCCGTAGCCGTTGGTTGCTGAAATCCGTATCTCCTCAACAGTTTATTACTGTGGCTAATGCCATTGATGCTGCTAGG CAATGGGACAGAGATTTAGTAGAAGCAAGATACATAAAGGATCTAGAAGATAACCTGAGTATTATACGGCTTAGATTTGGGGACAATTCAAAGCCGCTCTTCAGAAACAGAGAATTTATTGTCTACGAACGTCGAGAAACTATGGATGATGGAACCCTG GTAGTAGCAGTAGCTTCTTTGCCTAAAGAAATAGCAGCAGGGTTGCACCCAAAGCAAAGCAATGCAATTCGAGGCCTATTGTTGCAATCTGGATGGGTAGTTGAGAAACTTCACGATGACTCTTGCATGGTTACTTACGTTGTCCAG CTGGATCCAGCAGGATGGTTACCAAAATGCTTTGTGAATCGTTTCAACACAAAATTGGTTATGATAATTGATAACCTTAAAAAGCAAGTGCTCTCAGCTAGCCCTACCAATAGTGATGATAGTACTTGA
- the LOC104099797 gene encoding cinnamoyl-CoA reductase 1 codes for MANEKPPVCVTGANGFIGSWVVQTLLERGYTTIHAAIFPGSDPSHLYSLTGAYNAGIRLLVHEVNILDADAVARAIEGCAGGGVFHVASPCTLEDPVDPQKELVEPAVQGTINVLTAAKRFNVRRVVLTSSISAMVPNPGWPENKVFDESSWTDLDYCKSRQKWYPVSKTLAEKAAWEFAEKNGLDVVAINPATCLGQLLQPGLNASCAVLQQLLQGSTDTQEYHWLGAVHVKDVAKAQILLFESPHASGRHLCTNGIYQFGDFAERVSKLYHEFPIHRFTGETQPGLVSCKDAAKKLIDLGLVFTPVEDAVRDTVDSLKAKGFLKQQQN; via the exons ATGGCAAACGAAAAACCACCAGTTTGCGTCACCGGAGCCAACGGATTCATCGGCTCATGGGTGGTTCAGACGCTCTTGGAGCGTGGCTACACCACCATCCACGCCGCCATCTTCCCTGGTTCCGATCCTTCTCACCTCTACTCTCTTACCGGCGCGTATAACGCCGGTATCCGCCTATTGGTGCACGAAGTTAATATACTTGACGCCGATGCAGTTGCCAGAGCAATTGAGGGATGCGCCGGCGGTGGAGTTTTCCATGTCGCGTCGCCGTGTACGCTGGAGGACCCCGTGGACCCGCAGAAGGAGCTAGTGGAGCCGGCCGTACAGGGTACCATCAACGTGCTCACTGCGGCGAAGAGGTTTAATGTTCGGCGCGTGGTGCTCACTTCCTCCATCTCCGCGATGGTGCCTAATCCTGGTTGGCCGGAGAATAAGGTCTTCGATGAGTCGTCATGGACTGATCTTGACTATTGCAAGTCTCGCCAG AAATGGTACCCAGTTTCAAAGACACTTGCTGAGAAGGCTGCATGGGAATTTGCTGAGAAGAATGGATTGGATGTGGTAGCAATTAATCCAGCTACATGTCTTGGTCAACTCTTGCAACCTGGACTGAATGCAAGCTGCGCTGTTTTGCAACAGCTGCTTCAGGGATCGACAGACACTCAAGAGTATCATTGGTTGGGGGCTGTGCACGTCAAAGATGTTGCGAAGGCACAGATTTTGTTATTCGAGTCCCCTCATGCTTCTGGAAGACACCTGTGTACCAATGGCATTTACCAGTTTGGTGATTTTGCTGAAAGAGTCTCAAAACTTTACCATGAATTCCCTATCCACAG GTTCACAGGCGAAACCCAGCCAGGCTTGGTGTCTTGCAAAGATGCTGCTAAAAAATTGATTGATTTGGGACTAGTTTTCACCCCAGTTGAAGATGCTGTTCGGGACACAGTGGATAGTCTTAAAGCCAAAGGCTTCCTCAAGCAACAGCAGAATTAA